Below is a window of Malus domestica chromosome 13, GDT2T_hap1 DNA.
TATGAACGCTGAGGAGAGTTCACAAAACAGGTCAATCGACATAAAAGTGCACTCTACCCTTACGTTAACAAAGACGAGGAGGGTGGAGGAAGCAGTTTAGCGAGCGTATAATGGTGCTTGTTAACGCTCGCATAAGACCAAAGGTGTCTCTTTTGAGCTAGCTGAAAACCCTACAAACGACTCCTATAGCCATTCGTTTAGGAAAGAAAACAAGCATAACAAACGTAAATGTAGATAGTCACCGCTCTGGTAGGGGTCGAAACtttattttcatgaaaatgtTTGATGCAGTACATTTTGTATGTTTGTCTCCTTCAAGAGAATAGCATTGTCAAATTTTCGCCACGATTGGCGCAGTTTGTAATTGCCTTACGATGGGAACATATGAAGTCTTAAACCAAAACCGAGAACCATTCTACCCTACGGGATACGAACAAGATGGAATGACGAATGAGAATGCTTATGCAATTTTTCTAGCTTCTAAAAACGAGAGATGCTGAATCCGGAAGCATCAAAACACcagcaacaaaaaaatttgtgcaTTAACATAGCAATTCTCACAAAGAAAACAGAATATCAAAACGTAATTAGAAATGCAAATTCAAGTAGAATTGAGTAACATACAGCATGGTACGCATAGGGCCCTTTCCCCTGTCGCTCGAAGTGTTTGGCCATAATGCAATACTCAATCGGACCCCATTCTTCGTTTTCGAAACAATTACCAAGCGCAGCTTTATACAACTGTGCAACAAACCAAGAATTATTCACATAGCATATCAaacattcaatttttatttgacAACACGATATTCTGAACTACTTTAATCTAATACAAACTCGGGGTGCAAAGGCACGGACACATAGAAGACGAAACTaacacaaatcaaatcaaacacaTAGAAAGCTAAAACCTTTTGCATTCAAATAAGTAGAGTTCTCTCACAAACCTTTGCTGTGTCCGTCAAGAGCTCGGTTCCAGCTGGGTAAGAAGCATAGAACTGGTCCGCTCTCGAAAACCCAGCTCGGGTTCTGCAACACCAAACACAAATACCATGGATGACAACAGTTAAAAACAACACCAGCTTCAAAACCcagaaatatttttcttatttcaTACGCGTTCGAGGTAGGTTGTAAAGCGACTCACGTATTGCTTGTGTAAGCGTAGGTCAGGACTGCTGTGAAGCAGTAGAATCCGGCATACGACACGATTCTCCGAAACTTCTGAATCTTTAGAATTTCTTTGCATCCATTGAACACATTCATCTTGATTTGAGACTATAATTTGAGTACCTGAAGGCCAAAACGTTTGGGAATTTTCAGCTCGACATTTGATCAAACAGGTGGTGTGCCCTTCACTTTTCAGGCGTCTTGGGACTGGTAGAGGTTGCAAAATGGCGATATATTAAGCAACTTGGGCCGGGCACTATATGTTTGGAACCCGGCTGGGCCCaaattaccttttttttttttttttttgagtgaaACGATAGCGTTAGACTTTAGTaagttaaatgttagattagtcaccaaCGGGGTTCTAACCTACGTCGTCATGCAAGGGTACAACACCTTTCCATCACTAtggtaaagggccacttgcaacttcttcttcttttttttttcagaaagacgagttaattttttttttaataacaaaaatagAATATTTCCATGTAGCCCCAAACTAGCGAAATAAggacatttaaaaaaatttacttatatttttattttattgacatAAAATGCTATCATGACAGTGTACTCATGAAGTGTAAGTACTAATCCGAAAAAATGTAATATTACGTGAGCGTGATGATTGCCTTAGGTAATTTGCATAGTTGTTCTTGTACGGTTGTATCCAGAGAAAGCAAGAAAAGAAGTAAGTTGCATAGCCGGCAAGGGCAGTCCAATCAACAAGGCTTGAGGGGAGGAAGGTGAGaagccaaagcaaatgaatgtTACAAGAAACGCGTTCAATTTATTTGGCATCTTCCATTTGGAAGATTCCCATCATTGTAATATGAATCGAATAATTATTGAAAAttgaactttaataaaaaactttCAGTAcagttcattttaacgaaaaatcatatttttacattaaaaatttaatcttggtactattcattttaccctttcttttatccttattgttaaaactcaaagtttttaaattattttcattagttttccttatttaaaATCCCGGTATTTTTTGTATGATTAGTTTGAAATAACACTATTTTTCTTGTACGGTTCAAAATTGAATGCATCattcgagaaatttttaattgtgacgggaatacaagtggtacaccacgtgttttaatagaagtggtgggaaattttattttttaagttattaattttttagtacacatatctcatcatttgtatagtAACACGTGATGTACACTCGTGTACCATCACACTCAAAAGTCTCTATGCAGCAGTCAAAGTGCATGTAGCTACGTGTCATGCAAATGAAGAGTCGTACGTAGCTACTTATCGTCAAAGAAAGTGTCTGCGCTCGCTCCCTCCGCATATCATCGATGGAGTCAAGTGCCAGAAACCATCTCaacctcctcttcctcctcctcctcttctttctcCGCCGCATCGCCGCCGCATCGTCCCCCCCTCTCTTCCCCAAACAAGCCCACCCCACCAAATCAGGCTACCTCCCGGTCAACTCCACCAGCGGCTCTgccattttctacactttctacgaAGCTCAGAACCTCACAACAGACGTTTCCAAAGTCCCCCTCCTCATATGGCTCCAGGGCGGCCCCGGATGCTCCTCCATGCTCGCCAACTTCTACGAGCTCGGCCCATGGCGCGTGAATTTCAACAAAGACCCTTCCGATCCCCTCGCTCTGGAACCCAATTCTGCCTCCTGGAACAGAATCTTCGGCCTGATATTCCTTGACAACCCGATCGGTACCGGATTTAGCATCGCTGCGAACTCCGCAGAGATCCCGAGGGACCAGGACTCCGTCGCGATACACCTCTTTGCCGCGATCACCAAGTTCATTGAGCTCGACCCGGCGTTCAAAACCCGACCCATGTACATAACCGGCGAGAGCTACGCCGGGAAGTATGTTCCGGCGATCGGGTACTATATTTTGAAAAGAAACGCTGAGTTGCCAGCTGGGTCTAAAGGGGTGAACTTGCAGGGCGTTGCGATCGGAGACGGTCTCACAGACCCCATAATTCAGGTGAACACTCACGCCGTCAACGCTTTCTACTCTGGTTTGATCAATGAGAAACAGAGGAGGCAGCTGGAGAAGCTGCAATTGGAGGCGGTAGGGTTCACGGCGGCGATGAACTGGAGCGCGGCTACGGATGCGAGAAACAGAGTGTTGAATACGCTGCAGGACATGACGGGGCTAGCCACATTATACGACTACACGAAGAATGAGCCTTATAAGATGAGTTTGGTGGATGAATTGCTGAGCAACGAGGCGGTGAAGGCGGCGCTGGGGGCCAAAGGGGAGGCGCCTTTCGAATCGTGCAGTGATTTTGTAGGGGGCATATTGCACGAGGACGTGATGAAGAGCGTGAAGTACATGGTAGAGTATCTGCTGAAGGAGAGTAAGGTGTTGCTGTACCAGGGGCAGTACGATTTGAGAGACGGCATCGTTTCAACGGAGGCGTGGATGAAGACGCTGAAGTGGGAGGGGATTGGGAAGTTTATGGCGGCGGAGCGGAAGGTTTGGAAGGTGAGGGGAGAGGTTGGTGGGTATGTGCAGAAGTGGGGGAGCTTGAGCCATGTTGTGGTTTCAGGGGCAGGGCATCTTTTGCCGGCGGACCAGCCGGTGAGGGCGCAGGTGATGATAGAAGACTGGGTTTTGGGCAAGGGGGTGTTTGAGCAGTGCTGTGGTTTAAAGGCCAGGGCATACTGTACCTGCTGAACAGCCCTTGAGTTCTCAGGCAATGTGTGACATTCTTGGTTTCTTGATGGGTGATATTATTGTGAAGTTTAATTTTCGTGGTTATTGTATTTTGGGTGATAATTTTGTATATTAAGCTTGCTTAATAATGTGTATTTGGCTTTGTTCACCGCCACGTGACGTTTCTCATTAAATAATTCATTGTTATGCATAAGTTTTTCTCTACAACAATGTATTATTAGATCAAACACATCAaagttattttttgtttttaattctaTTATCATCAAAGGAATGAGGAGAATTcaaaattattacaataatttaggaaaGAGAGTTTTGAACATTTGACGCATGGATATAAATCCAACACTCTATCCATTAAGGTAATCTCCAACCAACCCGCCCAAATGGTCATAGGGTAGCCAGCTAGCTAGCCCTTCAATGCTAGAATGTTAAGGTTGACATTTTGCCAACCTTCCAGCTCCAGAATGTCAAGGTTGACATTTTGCCAGCCCTCCAAATCAGCCTTTTTGAATGCCAACGGCTACCTAGTGTTAGCATGACGCCAGCTGACAACAACTAGCTAACATCATGCTGCAGTTAGGTTACCgttggaatttgaatttttgttttttttttttggacgaatttaaaaaaaaatctaattttttttcctataaatacctacacTATACCTACAACATTGAAAGCTGAAGATAAGAAGTGTCACATAGATAAGAATCCTATCTAAAATTTGTAAAACCAATTACATCTCGACACGTGACATTTGAAATCCTAAtcgaaaaattattaagattacataaagataagaaatctagagagttactcactttagcgacacgtgtcacttgaaatcctatccgaaaaatGATTGAGATTACATAAAGATTAGAAACCTGGAGAGTTACTCACGTTAGCGACACATGTTACTTGAAATCCtatcaaaaaaattattgagattatacGAAGATAAGAAATATGAATACTTATTCATTTGGCGACCAGTAACATTCAAAATATGtctgaaaaccttattttaatatggtagtttaatttaattaatcatattaatttaattaaaataataaattacgtTTGGCCTATGATCCTTTGGTCCCTTCGGTTGAAGATGATATAAAATATGGCctagtactgttcattaaaatataatttcttgcatGACTATAGGGCTAAAGGAAGCTCTTTGACCCTCGTTCGGTTGAAAATGACTTAAGATATTGAGTCAGATGCATAGCATTTCAAGGTTATTTAACTTTACTGTCATCTCAGTTTTATTATAAGTGAGCCACAATGTGACAATTTATTTGGCATCTTGCATTTTGAAGATTCTCATCATTACCAACAACCCCAATGATTCGCTCTACAATTCTGTCCACTTGTGAAGTCTTTAAGCAAGCATGCTTGCCCACATGAAAGAAAATGCTTGATTATTAGTGCGTAATTTTATACTCATTGAActgtaattttgtttttttgataaaattacCTTTGTGCCACATGGCATGTTCCAGTGCGTCTAATTTTAAATGTACAGAGAAATCAACGATCAAGATTAATTCAatagtgaaattttttaatttaaagaagtaagaattttattattttataaatacgcATCTTCTCCATTTCTTACaatacatttcaatatttatgTTTATTACTATctcctatatttattttttacttttcacatcttctttttattcaaaaaaaaaaagaaagagtgaaaaggtataaaaaaaaaagttttaataaaacacttccgata
It encodes the following:
- the LOC103451577 gene encoding uncharacterized protein yields the protein MNVFNGCKEILKIQKFRRIVSYAGFYCFTAVLTYAYTSNTTRAGFSRADQFYASYPAGTELLTDTAKLYKAALGNCFENEEWGPIEYCIMAKHFERQGKGPYAYHAHYMAHLLSHGQLDGSG
- the LOC103414379 gene encoding serine carboxypeptidase-like 50, giving the protein MESSARNHLNLLFLLLLFFLRRIAAASSPPLFPKQAHPTKSGYLPVNSTSGSAIFYTFYEAQNLTTDVSKVPLLIWLQGGPGCSSMLANFYELGPWRVNFNKDPSDPLALEPNSASWNRIFGLIFLDNPIGTGFSIAANSAEIPRDQDSVAIHLFAAITKFIELDPAFKTRPMYITGESYAGKYVPAIGYYILKRNAELPAGSKGVNLQGVAIGDGLTDPIIQVNTHAVNAFYSGLINEKQRRQLEKLQLEAVGFTAAMNWSAATDARNRVLNTLQDMTGLATLYDYTKNEPYKMSLVDELLSNEAVKAALGAKGEAPFESCSDFVGGILHEDVMKSVKYMVEYLLKESKVLLYQGQYDLRDGIVSTEAWMKTLKWEGIGKFMAAERKVWKVRGEVGGYVQKWGSLSHVVVSGAGHLLPADQPVRAQVMIEDWVLGKGVFEQCCGLKARAYCTC